The sequence below is a genomic window from Bacillus oleivorans.
AGAAAAACGGGTTTTCATGAAGAGGTTATGTCTTCCTAGAGTGTGTAGGCATTTGGGTAAATAGGCGTGTTTAAGCAATATATAGATTGTCCTTGAGTTTACCGCTATTAGGAACGGGATATAATGTTTAGTATTATTCGACCAGGGGCTAGGAGGAATTAGTATTGGAAAATTTGCATCCAGATTTATTAAGAGTAATAGAAAATATTGAAAAAGTTATGATTGGGAAAAGACAAGTTGCTGAACTAAGTTTAGTAGCTTTATTGGCAGAGGGACACGTTTTGCTTGAGGATGTGCCTGGTGTTGGGAAAACGATGATGGTTCGGGCGCTCGCTAAATCAGTAAGTGCGAAGTTTAGAAGAATTCAATTTACCCCGGATTTACTGCCTTCAGATGTAACGGGGGGTATCTATCTATAATCCGAAAGAACTAGAATTTGAGTTTAAGCCAGGACCGATCATGGGGAACATCATTTTAGCGGATGAAATCAACCGTACCTCACCCAAAACCCAATCGGCTTTATTAGAAGGTCTAGAAGAAAAAAGTGTAACAATTGATGGGGTCACTCATTACTTAGATCGACCATTTTTTGTTATGGCGACGCAAAACCCGATTGAATATGAAGGAACTTATCCGCTTCCGGAAGCACAGCTTGACCGTTTTCTTTTAAAAATGAAAATGGGCTATCCTTCTGTTAAGGAAGAGGTAGAAGTGTTAAGCCGTGCGCAAAAAACACCTCCAATTGAAGAATTAGAACCGATTATTTCATTAGAAGAATTACGTCAGCTGCAGCAGCAGGTTCGCGAAGTCCTCGTAGATGACACTCTTAAAAAATATATTGTCGATATTGCAACAAGGACGAGAGCTCATGCAAGTATCTTTTTAGGGGTTAGTCCTCGGGGCTCAATTGCGCTTATGAAAGCTGCACAAGCCTATGCACTTTTGCATGATCGTGATTATGTAATTCCTGATGACATTCAATATTTAGCGCCTTTCGTCTTTACTCATCGGATTATTTTAAAATCAGAAGCTAAGTTTGAAGGCATTTCTGCAGAGGATGTTATTAAACAGATACTCGGACGAGTTCCAGTACCTGTACAAAGGCTTGTGAGATAAATGAAAAAGTGGAAACCTTATTTCCTGACCTTTAGTAAGCTCTTTATTCTTTTACTTCTGTCTGCCGTTGTGTTCAGTTATGCGATGTTCCAAGGCGGATTTGTCAGCTGGTTTTTATTTTATAGTTTTCTGCCGTTTGCCCTATATTCATTTGTATTGGTCTTTTATCCAATCCGGGATTTTAAGGTGGAACGGGTCATTTCGCATAAGGAACGGTTAGCAGGTGAATCCCTGCCAATCCGGTTAATCATTACAAGGAGAATTCCCATCCCCTTGTTTTATTTGATAATGGAAGAGCAGGTATCTGAAAAAACATCCAAACGGTTTAACCACACCTCGTTAAAATCACTTGTTATTCCGGGATTTAGAAAACATATTGAAGTAGCCTTTACGATTCATCATATCCCAAGGGGAGAGCATGAATTTACAGGTATTCGGATGAAGGTTGGAGATGTATTAGGCCTTATTGAAAAAGAGGTTATCATTCCATGCGAAAGCAAGGTTCTCATCTATGCTGCATATGAAGATATGATTTACCGTCCGGTTGAACATCAATATGAGCAAGGGACGACATCCTCTAATGTAAAGGTTCAACGAGATACATCCATGGCGATTGGCGTAAGAGATTATCAGCCAGGAGACCGTTTTTCTTGGATTAACTGGAAAGCAACTGCGAAAAAGAATGAAATAATGACAAAGGAGTTCGAGCAAAGACGATCTCATGATGTCATGATTATTTTGGACCGAACTCCTTCTAATCATTTCGAAAGAGTTATTAATTACGCATCTTCTCTAACCCGTGCGATTCTGAAAAAAGGCGCCCAATGCGGGGTTACTTCGGTAGGGATGGAAAGAACAATCATTCCGATTCGTGAAGGGGAAAATCATCTTCAGGCAATTCAATTTCATCTGGCAAAAGTAGAAGCTGACTGTGAACAAAGCTTTTATCAAGTGTTAGAAAGCGAAAGAGTAAGACTGCTTCAGCTTCCGATCATGATGGTCCTTACATCTACTATTAATCAGGGACTTATCGATGAAATGAGAAAATTAACGCTGCGAAATGCACAAGTTATTCTCTTTGTCATAAAGGGCAAAAACGAAAGGCTAACAGCCCAGGAAGCCGAACTTAGAGTACAAGGTGCTCAAGGCGGACTTTGGATTCGCTTTGTCCATGAAGGCGAATTTAGTGAATCCTTTGTAGGGGTGAGGCGATCATGAAAAAACAATACCAATTAAACTGGTTAACCTTTATCCTTCATATCTTTGGATTTTTACTTTTATGGGAATGGATTCGGCCGCTTGAAAAAATTGCCGATACTGGAGATACGCATGTATTTATCTTATTCATAGGCGCAGGGCTTCTGCTCTTTTATCTCCGGATTCATTGGGCCGTTCATTTATTCATTAGCGTTATTTATATTCTATATACGATTTATGTCCTGTTCCCAATCCAAGGAGTCTTTTCTTTTTGGGACTGGTTCCCTTTCTATCGGGAAGATGTCTTTTATAATATCAAGCTTATTTTCCAGGCGGATTGGCAAGCAATGTCTAACCCGTTCAGAACGACTTTATTCTTTATCGTATTGTGGCTAATGATTTACTTAATCCATTATTGGCTGGTGACAAGAAAAAGGATTTTTTTATTCATCTTCTTTACGTTAATCTATATCACCGTTTTAGATACGTTTTCACCGTATGATGCTAAAGGTGCAATCGTCAGAACCGTTGTCATTGGCTTTTTAACAGTGGGTCTGCTCTACTTCTCCAGGCTGCTGGATCGAGAAGGAATATCCCATAAAGGAAGAGTTTTTAATAAATGGGCATTTTCATTGGCATTAATGGTCGGGTTCAGTACATTAGTAGCCATTGCTGCACCGAAAGCGAGTCCAATTTGGCCTGACCCTGTTCCTTATCTAGAGGCATATTACAAACGAGGCGAAGACCCAGGCGGTTTAAGAAAATCTGGGTACTCTATGGATGATTCTCAGCTTGGTGGTCCTTACATCGCAGATAATACATTAGTTTTTCAAGCGGAAGTAGATGACACGCACTACTGGCGAATAGAAACAAAAGACGTGTACACGGGAAAAGGATGGATCGCAGCGCAGCCTTCGTCAACGATTCCATTCGAGGGTTTAGACCCTGTTCCGCTTTCCATTTTTCCTGAAGAAAGCCGCGGAGAAAATGAAAGAACAGCACAAATTCAGTTTGCACAGACGTTTACTCAGCTTGTATATCCTTCTGGAATAAAGCAAGTTATCGATACAAACCCAAATGCAAGTTTTGTGTTAGATCCGTCGGTAGAGCGGATCACTCCATTGCGGAATGGCAATCCAACACCGATTACTTCTGCCGAGTATACTTACCATATGCCATTATATAGTTTAAGTGGAATGAAAGCTGCACAAAACACAGGCGGATTATCACCTGATTTTGTAGCCCGATACACGCAGCTGCCTGAGGCGCTTCCATCGAGGGTGGTAGATCTGGCTGAAGAAATAACGGCAGATAAAACCAATTGGTACGACAAAGCGGCGGCGATCAGGGATTATTTGCGGAGCGGCAGTTACACTTATGACCAATTAAATGTCGCTATTCCTGGAGAGGATGACGATTATGTCGACCAATTTTTATTCGAAACATTCCGCGGGTACTGTGACAACTTTTCCACATCAATGGTAGTTCTTCTGCGGGCAGCAGACATTCCGGCACGTTGGGTAAAAGGTTTTACAGAAGGTACTGTTAGTGATTACCAATCAGATGGGCGAATTGTGTATGATATCCAAAACAATAATGCCCATTCCTGGGTAGAGGTTTATTTCCCTGAAGTAGGCTGGGTTCCGTTTGAGCCTACACCGGGATTCTCGAACAATGTAACGATAGATTACGATTTGGAAACTAATCTTGATGATACGGAAACACCTGAACTTCCAGAAACAGAAAAGCCTGAAACACCAACTCCTGAGGAAGAAGATCAATCTTCAGCAGGCGGAGGAAACGGTCTGACTTTAAGCGAGATTTGGGACAATATTAAGACGTTTGTTGCTGCACATGTATTCTGGTTCATAGGCGGTTTCATTATCGCAGCCCTAATCGGTTTGTATCTGTATAAGATCAGGGCTAAATGGCTGCCGCGGATTCTTTTCCTGAGGTATCGTAATAAAAATGATGCATCTTCCTTTATGGATTCTTACGTTTCTTTGCTTCGACAATTTAAGAGATATGGTATTAAATTAGAAGACGGACAAACGTTAAGAACCTATGCAAAATATATTGATTCTTTCTTCTCAACAAATGATATGTCCAAAATCACAATGGTTTATGAAAGTTTTGTTTACGGACAAAACCAAGAAGCAGATTTTAAGGAATTGATGAAATGTTGGGAAAATTTAATGAAAAAAACAATGGCTTGATTATCTTGCAAACGGCTGATAAAATACGTTTAAATTGAAGAACCTTATTCACCTAAAAGCTGAATAGGCTCTCAAACGAATTTAACTAGAATTCTGTCAATTGCTTGACAGGTTCTAGTTTTTTGTTTCGAGCGTGATAAGTGCGGGCTTGCAATCGCCTGCGTCTAGCCTAAAGCGCTAGCCAAGTTTTCTTTAAGGAGACTTCAATTAAAAGAAAAAGGGCAAATTGAATAAACGAGGTGACTGTTATGACAAAATCAGCTTTTCCTGAACAGGAAAAAATAGTTGTATTGGATTTTGGAAGCCAGTACAACCAATTAATCACAAGGAGAATTCGTGAATTTGGCGTGTATTCGGAATTACATCCCCATACGCTTTCTGCTGAAGAAATTAAAGAGATGAATCCAAAAGGAATTATCTTTTCTGGAGGACCAAATAGTGTATACGGTGAAAATGCATTTACTTGTGATGAAAATATTTTTAACTTAGGTGTTCCAATTCTCGGTATTTGCTATGGTATGCAGCTTATTACTCACCTTTTTGGCGGTAAGGTGGAAAAAGCCCAGCATCGAGAATATGGAAAATCTACTTTATATGTAAAAGAGGATTCTCCTCTATTTACGAAACTTCCTAAAGAACAAACGGTATGGATGAGCCATGGTGACTTAGTAGTACAAACTCCAGAAGGCTTCCGTGTAGATGGCACGAATCCATCTTGCCCCATTGCAGCGATGAGTAATCCCGAAAAAGATATTTATGCGGTTCAATTCCATCCTGAAGTTCGTCATTCGGAGTACGGCAATGATCTATTGAAAAACTTCGTTTTTGAAATTTGTCAATGCAAAGAGGAATGGTCGATGGAAAACTTCATCGATTTAGAGGTGGAAAGAATCCGTGCGTTAGTGGGAGATAAAAGGGTTCTATGTGCTTTAAGCGGCGGTGTAGACTCCTCAGTCGTGGCGGCATTAGTTCATAAAGCTATTGGGGATCAGCTGACTTGTATGTTTGTCGATCATGGACTATTGCGGAAAGGGGAAGCTGAAGGAGTGATGAAAACATTCTCTGAAGGCTTCCATATGAATGTGGTAAAAATCGATGCAAAAGACCGTTTCTTAAGTAAGCTTGCAGGCGTATCCGATCCTGAACAAAAACGGAAAATCATCGGGAATGAGTTTATTTATGTTTTTGATGATGAAGCAGCCAAGTTAGAAGGAATTGATTTTCTCGCACAAGGTACGCTCTACACCGATATTATTGAGAGCGGGACAGCGACAGCACAAACAATTAAATCACACCATAATGTAGGCGGTTTGCCCGAGAATATGAAATTCAAACTAATTGAACCGCTGAATACCTTATTTAAGGACGAGGTTCGAGCCCTTGGAACCCAATTAGGACTTCCGGATGAAATCGTATGGCGTCAGCCTTTCCCTGGCCCAGGACTGGCGATCCGGATCTTGGGGGAAGTAACAGAAGAAAAATTGAAGATTGTTCGTGAATCTGATGCAATCCTTCGTGAAGAAATTCGTAATTTTGGCTTAGAACGTGATGTTTGGCAATACTTTACCGTCTTGCCAGGGATCAAAAGCGTGGGGGTTATGGGAGACACCAGAACCTATGATCATACGATTGGGATACGTGCTGTAACGTCCATAGATGGAATGACATCTGACTGGGCTCGTCTTCCTTGGGAAGTTCTTGAAAAAATTTCAACCCGAATTGTGAATGAAGTGGAACATGTAAACAGGGTTGTTTATGACATTACTAGTAAGCCGCCAGCTACAATCGAGTGGGAATAACCCTCTTTTACGAACGTTCATAAAATAATTTAAATAAATTGTTCGGATTTAGGGTTGACAACCATTCTGCGATTTTCTACAATGAACTTTGTAATTATACTAAAATTTAATAGCTACATTACGTCGTATAATATCAGGAATATGGCCTGATCGTTTCTACCGAGCTACCATAAATAGCTTGACTACGAGGTAATGTGAAATATGGGTTATCTTTGTTTTGTCAGACATAAGACACCCGTTTCTTCACATGCCCTTGTCAGCACTCCGACGTAAAAAGTCAGGAGTGCTTTTCGTTTTATTGGGGGATAATAAAGATAAAAAATACCTCATCAAAACGAAACTTTCAAGTACGGTCCCTTTGGAAGAAAGTATGGCGTTAATAGGAGGAGAACAGATGAAGAAATTTTTCCAATTTGAAGAATTGGGAACGAATTATCGTCGCGAATTCATCGGTGGTTTAACAACATTCTTATCCATGGCTTATATTTTGGCTGTAAACCCGCTGACATTGACAATGGCTGATATTGAAGGGCTGGACGAGTCAATGCGGATGGATTACGGAGCTGTGTTCGTGGCAACTGCCTTGGCAGCAGCAATTGGTACCTTGCTGATGGGGCTTATTGCGAGATATCCAATCGCTCTAGCACCAGGTATGGGATTAAACGCATTTTTTGCTTACACGGTTGTTTTAACGATGGGAATTCCGTGGGAAACAGCTCTTACTGGAGTATTATTTTCAGGTCTGATCTTTATTTTGTTAACAGCTTCAGGTCTTCGTGAGAGAATCATTAACGCAATTCCGGCAGAACTTAAATTTGCAGTTGGTGCAGGTATTGGACTTTTTATAACATTTATTGGACTTTATAATGCAGGAATTGTTGTTAACAATGATGCGACACTTGTTGGTATAGGGGATTTATCAGATCCTAATGCTTTATTAGCTATATTTGGATTAGTTGTTACTGTAATTCTTATGACCAAGGGTGTAAATGGCGGAGTCTTCTTTGGGATTGTTCTTACTGCAATCGTTGGGATGATTTTTAATTTAGTTGAACCTCCTACACAAATCATTGGAGAGATTCCAAGTATAGCCCCAACATTTGGTGCAGCACTGGATCCATTCTTTAATGGGTTCGAAGGTATTTTTACAGTTAACATGCTTGTAGTTGTCCTAACATTCCTTTTCGTAGACTTCTTTGATACAGCAGGAACACTGGTTGCTGTAACAAACCAAGCAGGTCTATTGAAAGATAATAAACTGCCTAGAGCAGGTAAAGCACTTTTTGCAGATGCAACAGCAACAGTTGCAGGTGCTATTTTAGGAACTTCAACTACAACTTCCTATATTGAATCATCAGCAGGAGTAGCCGCTGGCGCTAGATCTGGATTTGCTTCTGTAGTAACGGCCGGATTGTTCATTGTGTCACTATTCTTCTTCCCGTTACTATCAATTGTAACCCCAGCAGTTACCGCACCAGCTTTAATTATTGTCGGGGTATTAATGGTAGCATCTTTAGGCAAAATTGAATGGGATCGTTTTGAAATAGCAGTACCAGCATTTTTAACAATCGTTGCGATGCCACTTACCTATAGTATCTCAACAGGTATTGCAATTGGTTTTATTTTCTATCCGATCACAATGATTATTAAAGGAAGAGCAAAAGAAATTCATCCAATTATGTACGGACTGTTTGTAGTCTTCCTGCTTTACTTTATATTTATTGCGTAACCAGAACGAACTCCTTAGGGAAAAATCGCCTAAGGAGTTTATTCTATTAAGAAGGATTTTAATATGAATTTGTTTTATATCTGCAAAGTTTATTTGGTGGCTTTATATGCATCGGTCAAAAGGAAAATGGCTGTAATAATGTGCATAATCATGCCTACAAAAGGAAT
It includes:
- a CDS encoding DUF58 domain-containing protein; translated protein: MKKWKPYFLTFSKLFILLLLSAVVFSYAMFQGGFVSWFLFYSFLPFALYSFVLVFYPIRDFKVERVISHKERLAGESLPIRLIITRRIPIPLFYLIMEEQVSEKTSKRFNHTSLKSLVIPGFRKHIEVAFTIHHIPRGEHEFTGIRMKVGDVLGLIEKEVIIPCESKVLIYAAYEDMIYRPVEHQYEQGTTSSNVKVQRDTSMAIGVRDYQPGDRFSWINWKATAKKNEIMTKEFEQRRSHDVMIILDRTPSNHFERVINYASSLTRAILKKGAQCGVTSVGMERTIIPIREGENHLQAIQFHLAKVEADCEQSFYQVLESERVRLLQLPIMMVLTSTINQGLIDEMRKLTLRNAQVILFVIKGKNERLTAQEAELRVQGAQGGLWIRFVHEGEFSESFVGVRRS
- a CDS encoding transglutaminaseTgpA domain-containing protein; the encoded protein is MKKQYQLNWLTFILHIFGFLLLWEWIRPLEKIADTGDTHVFILFIGAGLLLFYLRIHWAVHLFISVIYILYTIYVLFPIQGVFSFWDWFPFYREDVFYNIKLIFQADWQAMSNPFRTTLFFIVLWLMIYLIHYWLVTRKRIFLFIFFTLIYITVLDTFSPYDAKGAIVRTVVIGFLTVGLLYFSRLLDREGISHKGRVFNKWAFSLALMVGFSTLVAIAAPKASPIWPDPVPYLEAYYKRGEDPGGLRKSGYSMDDSQLGGPYIADNTLVFQAEVDDTHYWRIETKDVYTGKGWIAAQPSSTIPFEGLDPVPLSIFPEESRGENERTAQIQFAQTFTQLVYPSGIKQVIDTNPNASFVLDPSVERITPLRNGNPTPITSAEYTYHMPLYSLSGMKAAQNTGGLSPDFVARYTQLPEALPSRVVDLAEEITADKTNWYDKAAAIRDYLRSGSYTYDQLNVAIPGEDDDYVDQFLFETFRGYCDNFSTSMVVLLRAADIPARWVKGFTEGTVSDYQSDGRIVYDIQNNNAHSWVEVYFPEVGWVPFEPTPGFSNNVTIDYDLETNLDDTETPELPETEKPETPTPEEEDQSSAGGGNGLTLSEIWDNIKTFVAAHVFWFIGGFIIAALIGLYLYKIRAKWLPRILFLRYRNKNDASSFMDSYVSLLRQFKRYGIKLEDGQTLRTYAKYIDSFFSTNDMSKITMVYESFVYGQNQEADFKELMKCWENLMKKTMA
- the guaA gene encoding glutamine-hydrolyzing GMP synthase is translated as MTKSAFPEQEKIVVLDFGSQYNQLITRRIREFGVYSELHPHTLSAEEIKEMNPKGIIFSGGPNSVYGENAFTCDENIFNLGVPILGICYGMQLITHLFGGKVEKAQHREYGKSTLYVKEDSPLFTKLPKEQTVWMSHGDLVVQTPEGFRVDGTNPSCPIAAMSNPEKDIYAVQFHPEVRHSEYGNDLLKNFVFEICQCKEEWSMENFIDLEVERIRALVGDKRVLCALSGGVDSSVVAALVHKAIGDQLTCMFVDHGLLRKGEAEGVMKTFSEGFHMNVVKIDAKDRFLSKLAGVSDPEQKRKIIGNEFIYVFDDEAAKLEGIDFLAQGTLYTDIIESGTATAQTIKSHHNVGGLPENMKFKLIEPLNTLFKDEVRALGTQLGLPDEIVWRQPFPGPGLAIRILGEVTEEKLKIVRESDAILREEIRNFGLERDVWQYFTVLPGIKSVGVMGDTRTYDHTIGIRAVTSIDGMTSDWARLPWEVLEKISTRIVNEVEHVNRVVYDITSKPPATIEWE
- a CDS encoding NCS2 family permease translates to MKKFFQFEELGTNYRREFIGGLTTFLSMAYILAVNPLTLTMADIEGLDESMRMDYGAVFVATALAAAIGTLLMGLIARYPIALAPGMGLNAFFAYTVVLTMGIPWETALTGVLFSGLIFILLTASGLRERIINAIPAELKFAVGAGIGLFITFIGLYNAGIVVNNDATLVGIGDLSDPNALLAIFGLVVTVILMTKGVNGGVFFGIVLTAIVGMIFNLVEPPTQIIGEIPSIAPTFGAALDPFFNGFEGIFTVNMLVVVLTFLFVDFFDTAGTLVAVTNQAGLLKDNKLPRAGKALFADATATVAGAILGTSTTTSYIESSAGVAAGARSGFASVVTAGLFIVSLFFFPLLSIVTPAVTAPALIIVGVLMVASLGKIEWDRFEIAVPAFLTIVAMPLTYSISTGIAIGFIFYPITMIIKGRAKEIHPIMYGLFVVFLLYFIFIA